A part of Chanos chanos chromosome 9, fChaCha1.1, whole genome shotgun sequence genomic DNA contains:
- the LOC115821322 gene encoding glial fibrillary acidic protein, whose protein sequence is MSRSPERISSYRRHFEDCSSSSLQVRVSSPSPVRRTARHRSASYTRSAAASSMAVGRRTVSTSRSVSMGAICVGGAGGAIDLDAAAAENQEFLSTRSTERREMIILNNRLAAYIEKVRTLEQQNKLLETEIEAFHNRFVKPSGLRLLYEEQLKQLKRTADQMKIQRDLAVAAKEAMAGQLEMIKAKYEEAVEMRKKAEMDIEAFRPDVDAATTSRIALEKQLDNLQLELEFLQRVHKEEIEELMKQIYAAHASVQDAFSLPDLAAAIKQIQLQYDNIAAKNLQEMDSWYKTKFEDLGKASTRHVDKVRSVREEIAGAKKDIQSKERDLESLRTKNEALEAQIREAQEKYKKELEELQARMESLQLELKSTKEKIALHLREYQDLLNVKMGLEIEIITYRKLIEGEDVRLMSAAQSMSLMSSGMSAIGAGAGIGFAGGVGGGLAGGAGSGLGEGAGAGVGGPGSTIDYTQEQAVEMTERKTVLIRTVKTDDDTLESDTQERTITISGAADEEQE, encoded by the exons ATGAGTAGAAGCCCGGAAAGGATTTCATCTTACCGCCGCCATTTTGAAGACTGCAGCTCCTCGTCTCTCCAGGTGAGGGTCTCCAGCCCCTCACCTGTCAGACGGACCGCCCGCCATCGCTCTGCCAGCTACACCCGCAGTGCTGCGGCCAGCAGTATGGCTGTGGGACGAAGGACCGTGTCCACCTCGCGCAG CGTGAGTATGGGCGCAATCTGTGTTGGTGGTGCCGGAGGAGCGATCGATCTGGATGCAGCGGCCGCAGAGAATCAAGAATTCCTCAGCACAAGAAGTACCGAACGACGGGAGATGATCATTCTCAACAACCGACTAGCTGCATATATCGAAAAG GTTCGAACGCTGGAGCAGCAAAACAAGTTGTTGGAGACGGAGATTGAAGCCTTCCACAATCGATTCGTGAAGCCTTCGGGCCTACGACTGTTGTATGAGGAGCAACTGAAGCAACTCAAGAGGACTGCTGATCAAATGAAAATCCAGCGG GACCTAGCTGTAGCAGCTAAAGAGGCCATGGCGGGACAACTTGAAATGATCAAAGCCAAGTATGAAGAGGCCGTGGAGATGAGGAAGAAGGCCGAGATGGACATTGAAGCTTTCCGTCCT GATGTGGACGCCGCCACCACCTCGCGCATTGCTCTAGAGAAACAGCTGGATAACTTGCAGCTGGAACTTGAGTTCCTTCAGAGAGTACACAAAGAG GAAATCGAGGAACTGATGAAGCAGATCTACGCCGCGCACGCCTCAGTTCAAGACGCCTTCTCTCTCCCAGACCTCGCTGCAGCTATCAAGCAAATCCAACTTCAGTACGACAATATCGCGGCAAAGAATTTACAG GAAATGGATTCTTGGTACAAAACTAAATTCGAAGACCTCGGTAAGGCATCGACAAGACATGTGGACAAAGTTcggagtgtgagagaagaaatTGCGGGTGCCAAAAAAGAC ATTCAAAGTAAAGAACGTGACTTGGAGTCACTGAGAACCAAAAATGAGGCTCTTGAGGCACAAATCCGTGAGGCACAGGAAAAATACAAGAAAGAGCTCGAGGAACTACAG GCCAGGATGGAGTCTCTTCAGCTTGAGCTGAAATCCACCAAGGAGAAAATCGCCCTGCATCTCCGCGAGTACCAGGACCTGCTTAACGTGAAGATGGGCTTGGAGATCGAAATCATCACATATAG GAAACTGATCGAGGGTGAAGACGTGCGGCTCATGAGCGCGGCACAGAGCATGTCTCTCATGAGTAGCGGCATGAGTGCCATCGGTGCCGGGGCCGGCATCGGATTCGCCGGTGGCGTAGGAGGGGGACTTGCCGGGG GAGCCGGCAGTGGCCTGGGTGAGGGTGCGGGAGCTGGCGTTGGTGGCCCCGGGTCTACCATCGACTACACCCAGGAGCAAGCGGTGGAGATGACGGAAAGGAAAACAGTACTGATCAG aacAGTTAAAACAGATGACGACACACTGGAGAGCGACACCCAGGAGCGAACCATCACCATTTCGGGTGCGGCTGATGAGGAACAAGAGTAA
- the tstd3 gene encoding thiosulfate sulfurtransferase/rhodanese-like domain-containing protein 3 has product MTVLGQTERFVMRWHYSKFEKSRYTTICRTLSRNFCDSNQNDMSYQRLKKMLATDEVVVIDVREPWELREYGSIPGSVNVPLGQLNVALQLNPEEFKERYGGDMPSHTESVVFTCLAGVRSKTAVDTAVSLGYSNVHHYAGGWQDWAKHEILQTKD; this is encoded by the exons ATGACTGTTCTTGGACAAACTGAGCGATTCGTGATGCGTTGGCATTACTCAAAGTTTGAGAAATCCCGTT ATACGACTATCTGTCGCACTTTGTCCCGGAATTTCTGCGACTCCAACCAAAATGACATGTCGTATCAGCGACTAAAGAAAATGCTTGCAACAGACGAGGTTGTAGTTATTGATGTACGGGAACCATGGGAACTTCGGGAGTATGGCAGCATTCCAGGCTCAGTGAACGTCCCCC TGGGGCAACTAAATGTTGCTCTCCAGCTAAACCCAGAGGAGTTCAAAGAAAGATATGGTGGAGACATGCCCTCTCATACAGAAAGTGTCGTTTTTACCTGTCTTGCGGGAGTAAGAAGCAAAACTGCCGTGGACACAGCTGTCTCCTTAGGATATTCCAA TGTTCATCACTACGCAGGTGGATGGCAAGACTGGGCAAAACATGAAATACTGCAGACCAAAGACTAA